The sequence GGAAAAGATATCAGAAAGTAAATACGAAAGAAAAAATAGAAGCGGAAGAAGATACAAAAGAAGAAGATACAAAAGAAGAAGATACAAAAGAAGAAGATACAAAAGAAAAAACAGCGGAAATACCTAAATAAAATCAGGTATTTCCGCTGTTTTTTGACTGACTCATCAAGTCCTTGATTTTAGAAATAGAGTCTTCGTTTAGGCTGGAGGAAGCGGCCTCCTGATTAGCTGAGGCAGCCTCCAATAGCTCTGTTCGAAGAATTGAAATTTCTTTTGGTGCATCAATAGCTAACTTAACCCAATCATTTCCAATTTCAACAATTGAAACAGTTATATTGTCACCAATTGTAAGGGACTGATTATTTTTTCTTTGAAGAATCAGCATACGACTCCCCCTTTTTTATAAAATCCTTAAGTGGATGACGGAAGCGGTAAAGAGGATTGTCCAAAATTACCTGTCTGCCTTCCCGGGTTTCCGTATTTACCGCAATAGGAGCCTTTAAGTTTACCGTACTGCTCTCCATTGGATCATGGATTACGCTGATAACATAATAAGAAATCTTATCCTCGCCGTCAGAAACTTTTAGAAGTTTTTGATCCTCTTGGGATAATTCCGGTTCGTATTTTTCATAAAACTGGAATGGATTCATAAGAATAAAGGAAACGCTTAAATCATCTATAGACTGCAGACAGATCAACGCATCGCTATTCTCCTGAAAGGCCAGAGGAACATAATTTTTCAAGTCGGCAAAACCAAACAATCCATCAGAAAAATGTATGAATTCTTTTTCTGAGCAAGAAATCTTGCCAAAATATTGTGTACTAATTTCCATAAATACCTCCAGAGTACAGGATTAAGCGATAAGATCTACCGAAGTATGCTCGAATAAATCGGCTGCGCTAGGCGGAACATAAAGAGGCTTTCCAATATATTCAATATTCACATCAGGCATTTGGGTGATAGACAGCTCAACGTTTCCGGGTATAAATTCAAATTGTCCATTTGCTATTTTTATGTCAAAACTCATTCTATCCATTTCGTATTGCATAGAAAAGTCAGGTTCGGACCATTCAATATTAGGCCCTGTATTAGGAAGGAATTGTAATCCGAATTCTCCTGTAGGCATTTGGGCACGCTGACTGAATATTAAGTCAAGGGGATTTGAGATGTTAGGGTCTAACAATATAGCACCTTCTTCTGCGTATGCAGCAGTAGCCTCCATGGCGGCTGATTTACCCATGGCAGCAGATTGCCGCACACTTTCCATTGTAGTGGGACAGACTGAATTACGTGCATCGAACGTATCCAGATACAATTTAGTAGGGCGGTTTTTTACAGTCAGGCCGCCCTTGTTTCTGTCGGTTATCAGGTCAGACTTAGAACTGGAATATTCCAATTTTGCTCTCTGAATTTTCAGTTCGTATTTAATCGGTATGGTCGTAATTCTAAGCAATGGTTCCATTATATCACACCTCCATCAACTTTACTTCATGAAATCAATAAAAGATGGAGATAAGATGCTTGTTCCTACCTTTAGGGCTGCATTGTATGCATACTGATTCCACATATAATCGGTAATAGCATCAGCAGGGTCTATTCCTTCCACCTTTAACATTTGTTCCTGTAGAGAAATATCGTTATTTTCAAGACGGTCTTTTGTAGTAGTTAAAAACTCAGATTTAACACCCAGATTCGTGACTTCATTTAATACGTTGGTTCCTAAGTCTTTGAACTTGTTTGCAAGTTTTCCATAAGCGTCTGCATCAAAGTTACCTTCCTCCAGGGCATCAGCCAACTGGCCGGCTAAAACAATGACATTATTGCTCACACCAGCTGCATCTTGTCCGTATCCAATGGCCTTTATACCGGGAAGAGAAAGATTAAATGCGCTGGAAGGCACGACACGGTCAGCTCCATCGAGAGAAAGCCCCAGCCCTAAATCAACATAAAGGGTTTCTTTGGACAAATTTGCAAGAGTTTTATAATCTTGACTTCCGGGTTCGGCA is a genomic window of Lacrimispora sphenoides containing:
- a CDS encoding carbon storage regulator — its product is MLILQRKNNQSLTIGDNITVSIVEIGNDWVKLAIDAPKEISILRTELLEAASANQEAASSSLNEDSISKIKDLMSQSKNSGNT
- the fliW gene encoding flagellar assembly protein FliW, translating into MEISTQYFGKISCSEKEFIHFSDGLFGFADLKNYVPLAFQENSDALICLQSIDDLSVSFILMNPFQFYEKYEPELSQEDQKLLKVSDGEDKISYYVISVIHDPMESSTVNLKAPIAVNTETREGRQVILDNPLYRFRHPLKDFIKKGESYADSSKKK
- a CDS encoding DUF6470 family protein, producing MEPLLRITTIPIKYELKIQRAKLEYSSSKSDLITDRNKGGLTVKNRPTKLYLDTFDARNSVCPTTMESVRQSAAMGKSAAMEATAAYAEEGAILLDPNISNPLDLIFSQRAQMPTGEFGLQFLPNTGPNIEWSEPDFSMQYEMDRMSFDIKIANGQFEFIPGNVELSITQMPDVNIEYIGKPLYVPPSAADLFEHTSVDLIA